The genomic window TACCTTTCAATCCCAGAAACTGTGTTTTTAGGATATAGGAAGCCCAGGAAAGATGGAAAGATAAGATCAGGTTAATACCATTTTAAGTAATATCGCTCAATAGAGATTGAGAAAGCACTTGAAGGCACTGGGCGACTCTGGCAGGAAAACTGTCCACGTTTTCCCTGCCTCCTTCTGCTTACCTCTCAGTAAAGATTTTGAGGAGCCCAAGCAGAAGGGGCTTTATTTGGTGTCCTGTGGGAATGTGGGCTCAGCGTTGTcaaatctttcattcttttaagagAACCTGGAAAGCCAGATTATACATGAAATATTCCAGGTTTTTTAATGTTGTaatgtaaaattttaagaaaagaaaactctataGCCACTTGTTTTCAAGTTCTGCACAGTAGATCATCAGGTCCCAAATGCCAGCCAGTTTTCACTGGTTTAtggtaaaatttacaaaaaaggaCAATGAAACAGATTGTTCCATACAGCTAAATCTGTCTAATATAGAAGACTATTTATCTCCGCtgtgattatatttttatatattttgttaaaagatctttgttttgtacttatatttatgttaaaatatcttttatgaaaTGATTATATTGCTTCTCATGTATTTAATTGGCAAAATCATGGGCTGGTGACTTAACATTGTCTCAttgtatttagttttgttttacttGTTATTTAAATCTAAGTGACTGGGCATCATTGCTAAGACAATGACAATTCACTGAAAGTTTTTGAGCACGATTTATGCTTAAAGAGCACTAACCCACAGCCCTCGCAGTTGATATAGAAGGTGTATTGGTTGGGGAGACTCAAGGTCCAGAAGTGTGGCAATCACAGAGTGTGAGGACCTAAAGGAATTTTGCTTCACACCTTTATTTTGTGACCGGAGGACACACTGAGGGGAAGAGGTTTGTCCACGGTCACTCTGGAGATAGGAGCAGAACCACGACTACAACCCAGTTTCCTGACACCAGATAAGTGTCCTTTCAATCACCCTGGTTGCTTCCGTGTCAACCGGATGGTACCCCAAGACACTACTGAGCCTGACTGGGGATAAACCCTGGTAAAGGGAAGGCTTCAGGGTAGTAGAAAGGGTGATTCAAGTAATTGCACATTTCGGTTGCAAGTTGGAACCCCTGCATCATGCTCATTTCATCTTGGGGTACAGAAGTTTGCCTTTTATCTGCTGTTGAGTTGACTTTCCTTTAGGAGGTTTCCTTCACGAGTAGGTCTTTGGGTTTAAAAGtatcttacttttaaaaactcactTATTGTGATATTTGGTTGTGTTGGAACATGAGTTGATTAACAAATGTACCCCTTGACTGTCTCACTGGTCAGTCCCAGCTGCAGCAGGCGCTGTGTACCCAAGTTTACACTCCAtgaaaattgttttcttatttgggggtgtgtgtgtgtgcgtcttaTATCCCCAACTGGtaaataaatttcatataattgtgagtaatatattttatacgtttttttcccctctagaaAATGTGGCTGGCATGCAGTAGAGGTTTCACTTTGTTACGAGATTAAAAAATGACTTGATAAGCAATAATAGTAACTTCCATAAATTGCACAGCATCTATGTGCCAGGTATCATTCCAAGAGCTTTTTGAACACTGTCTAATTAAAATGAGTCTAGAAATCTTCAGTGTTTCCTACCGTGTGCCCAGGGCTGTGTCATATGCTGGGGATATGGTGGTGAATTGAATGATGTATCCTCTATCCACATGAAGTGTGTAGCCTGAACTTGAATCCTCCCGGCAGTCACTGCTGCCTCGGCCCCTCCTGATTCATGCTAGACTGAAACACATGATTATAAATAACTAAGAAAAGAGTTACAGTtatgccagttgctgtgcaggaGTGTCAGAGTCAGGAAAGACTTAGACAAAATGAAAACTAAGTTATGATATGAAGGATGAGTTAGCAGTtagccagatgaagagagaggggaaaagtGTTTTATGAAGAGGGAGCAGCTAGGGCAGAGGCCCAGATGGAAGAAATTAAACATGGGGCAttgaaaaaggcagagaaatccagaaggagggcagaggggaaaaGTGGGCAAGATGAAGTCTGCTTAGGTCTTGCTGTTAAACTCCCATTGTGCTTTGCAAAGCTCCTTATAATGCTTTCTAAAATAGAAAGCGTCTAAAGGCAGTTAGTTACATAATGTATTATTTGTATATCATTTGTCAAAAATAGGTCTTTTCCACTGTGCTGAGTTCCTTGAGTACAGGGGCCCATGCTCCTCTGTCTCATCACATGGTGCTGCCCTCTACTCCTCCAAAGTGCTGTTTTTTCTTTAGTAAAATCCTGCTTTCCTGACAGACACCATCTATCCATGAACACAACACAATTTCCATACCGAGTCGCATCTGCAATAGcatcactcattcactcattcctccATTCGATGAACATTTCTGTGTGCCAAGCAATTTAGGAAATCGTAAGAGGTTCCTCATGGAATTATGCTTGTTCTAAACTTAAGGCTAGGCAGAACCGAGACCCAAAATCCTATCTACAAAGCAATATGTTGCAATTTGGAAACACTTGAATTTTAAGTTATTGGGTATAATGATGTTTTTCTTATCGTGGTTTAATTGCACCTGTATTTCGAAATGTACTCTTGTTTTCCTCTCCTCAGCCCATCTGCCAGGCGGCCTATCAGAATGACTTTGGTCAAGTGTGCCGGTGGGTGAGGGAGGACAGGAACTGTGTCAACGTTCAAGATGGCTTTAATGGAGACACTCCGCTGATCTGCGCTTGCAGGCGAGGGCACCTGAGAATCGTTTCCTTCCTTTTAAGAAGAAATGCTGACGTGAACCTCAAAAACCAGGTAAGGCCGAGACATGTGAGCAGAGAGAGTAATGGATCATGGTAATTCCTTTTTCCTCACACCAAGGGAAGTAGTGAATGTCATTTTCTTCTTGCCTGTAGCTCCGAATACcaacaattttttatttgtttgttttgccttgcTTTAGAGAGACTGATACTGAGGACAGTTGATTAGGCTCAAAATGCAAAATCAAACATAGTTCAATCAGCAGGCATATTTTGCGGTGGATTACAGCCTTGTACTTCTGTAAAGGAAGAGAACGGTTCACTCATTTGACTGGATGcagcttcttcctttttttccttctcctcccctcatGCTTTTCCTTGATCtaccccttctctctccccagtttTCCTCCTCACTATTGCAGAAGTAATGGGAAAGATTGCCTGGGAAAAACTATTGACCCAGTGTTGCTATTTCATTAGTTAGACTTTTACCTACTATGTCAGCGTTCTGATCTCCAGAAGATCCTAGAGTTTTCTTATAGAATGAAAGAATTCCAGTGAGAAATTTGCCAAGGACAAATAAGCTCATGAACCAGCGGCTGCTCGGAGCCACACAGAAAGGCACAAAGAATGTACTGAAAGATGCGCTGTTCGCTGACTTAGAGCCTTCAGGATCAAGGAAGTGCAGAATATGTGTGTTATTGCTGTGACCGTCCTCTCAGAACCCCTTTGAACATCCAGTGTCTGCATCATAGTAAAGGCAACATTTAGAGTACACCGAGTAAATATAAAaaggcattatttataataattataaaagccCTTTATCCACTCACATAAGTTCAGTGAGAATAAACAGCCTGTAGGGCCCACTCGCCCCTTCCAAGTCAGTTTAAAGACTGGCTCATTTAGAGTAATAACCTGTTAGCAGAAAATGGATCACTACTGGACTTTCTTGTTTGTgtttactgttttttgtttggttgggttTAAAAGCAAGTCATGCCTGTGCTGGATCTAGCGCACAGCTGAGGAACCAGGCGTATGAAGTTGGGGTGAGAGGAGTGGAGAAGACAGGATTTATATCCTTTCTCAAGAGACTTGCATGTTAGGAAGCCGAGGGAGGGAGATGTCTGACAACACAGGGACGGGGCTGAGGAGACACCCTTATCTCTGTTTTGCAGAGACCAAGCTAGCTTGCTGGGATCCTCTGGTATCAGGAAAATCATGGAAAGGTCTTTATGGAGACTTTAGATTAATAGAGATTTTATCAGACGAAGtgtttggtttgcattttctatttttaaaatatttttaattgttttatctttttcatttttcccaaaTACTAATGTTGATACATTAATAATCTGAACCAGTGCTTTCTCATTTCTTGAAGCTATGACAATGAGCTATTTCCAGAAGGACTAAACAAAGgccttgaaaacaaacaaacaaaaagctctgCTGGTGATTCAGATGCATGTGCCTAGTGGAAGGCGTTGATTCTATGGAAAGCAAATTAATTACAACATAAAGATACTTTTTTGTTATTGGTCTGTCAAATTGAtccagattaaaaaagaaaatccagcatTGATCAAGAAGGAAGTTTAAATCATTATCATTTCACTGGAGCACAATTTAGCAGCACGACATGAAAAGCATTAATGCCTTTTATAGCAGGaattatatttttagaaacttATGCTAAGGACAAATTTATAAATGTTGACGAAGCTTTTTGGATGAAGATGTTCAAGGagtattatttagaaaaatgacAAGTTAAAAACTTGAAATGTCCAACAGGTAGGTCTTGGCTAAGTAAATTAGAATAGCTCCATTCAGTAGAAAGCCGTGCAGCCATTATACTCATAATGTATatactcatttaatattttaaatgagtttaaaaatattaaatggcagGGAAAAATGCATGCATTCTAAATGTCACCTGAAAAAAAAGCAGATATGATTTTGCATATGCAGTATGAtcccacattttaaaattcctcatatatgcattttatttattattattattttttaatttattaattttttttttctgaggaagatttgccctcagctaacatctgtgccaatctttctctattttgtatgtgggttgccgccacagcatggctgaccagcgtgtaggtccacacctgggatccaaaactgagaacccgggctgctgaagcagagcgcacaaatttaaccattacaccatggggctggcgccTACATGTATGAATTtttaaagactggaagaaaataaagcaaaatgtccACAATTAATTCTGGGCTGTTTGATAATGGGTGATTTAAAATTCTATCATTATATTCTTGTCTAGTTTTACAGAGAATGTAAAAATCTTGATATTAGGGAAAAATAAGTATTCTTATTTAAGAACAGTGCCTTCCCCAAGTGAAAATGAACCTCTCGTTTCTCTCTGgccttccctctcttctcattGATGTGGCTGGTTTTCTGATTGCCATAGCCTGTTTTGCATTGTACTTATTTGTGCATGTTTCTCTCTACCTTCATTTGAATATGAGGCCCTAAGGCTTCACATCCCCCACCATCCCTAGAAACTTAAGTCTATCATCTGataaatattcacatatttgaagaattaaattGAGTTATTTCCGTTCTTCTAGCACTGCCTGTATGCATGTGGGAACATAGAAAAATTGCCATGTGGTTAAGATTTTCCTATGAGGAAATCACAAAATGAATAATTGTATACCATAGATGATTAAGGGTTAACTATAGCTTTTCATACTGAATTCAGTCCTATATTTACAGTCCTatgttaaatttatatatatattttttatcaaaaaTTAGAATGAGTGTGAgaatccatctttttttttcaaacctttttttttttaatttatttttattttttcctttttctccccaaagcgccccggtacatagttgtatattcttcgttgtgggtccttctagttgtggtatgtgggatgctgcctcagcatggtttgatgagtagtgccatgtccgcgcccaggattcgaaccaacgaaacactgggccgcctgcagtggagtgcgcgaacttaaccactcggccacggggccagccccgagaatcCATCCTTTGATGATTTGTAAAATGTACATTTCACCTGTTGTCTTTCTGTGGCCCTCCCCCCAGCTTTTTCTTTAGATAGTTTAACATTCTCTTCATAGAACCTGTGTTTATTAATCAGACATACTCCACAAAAAGAGGTGCATGGGtaccataaaaattaaaagcacaaactAGACTTTTTGTTATGGTAATCTGAAAATATGAAgcttgaaatgaaatattttattcataaagagttcttttcttaatttttagaaaGAGAGAACCTGCTTGCATTATGCTGTGAAGAAAAGATTTACCTTCTTTGATTATCTACTCATTATCCTCTTAATGCCTGTCCTGCTTATTGGGTATTTCCTCATGGTGAGTACAACACTTGTGAGTACAAAGGGTAAAGGAGTAGGAGATCAACAGCATGACTCATCAGGTTTTGCTAGACCAGAGAGATGTAAAGAAATAGGAACAAAATAAGGCCTTGGTttgtattctataaatatttccaaCATTCATGCAATACTCTGAAGTCAAGCAAGAAGAAAGGTAGCAAAATAGGTCAATCAATGGTCAAATAATCTGTGCAgtgtttatttagaaaaataaattaacctTGATTATGAAgcatctgaaggaaacaaaaaaaaatcccgaatatttaaaaaaaattcccttccttctctttcttttctctttttttgtaggAGGAGTTTAagtctttgtatatatttttctgagtttCTGATTTTTAAGGAACCACCCCGGTTGTGAGTTAAAAAATAGATCCCAAGAGATTTGCATCCAGAAGTTGACAAACACAGAAGATCTTTATAGAGAATTTGAAGCCCACCTTTCACTTTGATAGATTTATTTATGCTTGAATGAATCTTTGGCATACGGTAATTTTCTTGAGTAAAGGAAGATGTAATTGGTGTAGGAATGCAGTCATATTATGAGTAAAAGATGACgcttgagtttttgttttgttttgtttttaaatagagtGACAGCTTTGTACTGACTCATTCACTTTTTTCCATCTGGTTCCCTGTGGCCGTTTCCACTTTTGAGAGATGATGTGTAATTTACTCCAGTGAAAGGACCAAGCTCCCTTCTCTTTTTAGACCATGGGGGTTAGTTATCTCTGTTAGCATAAGTTCCAGAACAAAGTTGGCCAGTTGGAACTTGGATTTATGGGAGAGAGAAAACTATAAATCACTGATAAATACACAATCCACATATATCTTTGGGAAGTTCTTGAAAAATTAATTATGTGTTTAATACCTAGCATTTGAGTATTTGTAGTTTTGGGGCAGGCGGGAGTTCAATCATTCATTTACAAATGTTTTTAGAGATTATGAAGAAAAAACTCACAACTGTGATTAAAAAGACTCATTCAGAATTTCTTGACATTCACACAATCTTGCTTTCTAAGACAGTTCAATGTTTAAGAGCTAGAGGCCTAAGCAAAAATACTAATTATAATGAATAGCTTGGCTCTGATTCCACAGATGTCCTATTTATTCATGTGGCTTGAGATTGTAAATTTGTGATACAAAAGGGATAAGTCATTGAAGAGGAAACTATAGGGGAAGGGACCAGAAAGGACTGTGTAGGAAGAGAAAGGCAGTTTAGATGTTGACATAGGAAGCACAAAGAGAGAAGACAACTGGGTGGAGCTTCCTAAATTATAAATGGGCTGAACTCCAGGACATGCCTACTTGAGCAGGGAGAGCTGTACTGCCTAAAGCAGTGGGATGCTGGGGGAGTGGTCAGGTTATCATGttgtcagaatctctggggactAGGCAAGAAAAGTGGATTTCTGGGGAACCTAgttaatttcattcatttgttcagtcaTTCAACACATACTTATTATGGACCTACGACATGCCAGACCCTGCGCTGGGCATTAGAGATACAATGAGGAACAAGCAATTGTAGTCCTTGTCCTCATGAGAGCTAGAGGGTGGATAAGAATAAGCCATTACTCAAATAACGAAACACATGTAAAATTACCATGAAGTGGGTGGTACAGAGAAGTGATTGGTGTTTTCGGAGCCCAGAAGAAAGGGATTTCACCTGGCCAGgtaggtcagggaaggcctcctggaggaagaGAGCCTTGGGCTGAGATACTAAAGAAGAATTTaccaggcaaagaagggagggaggaggttctaggcagaaggaacatTCAGTGCAACTATTCCGCGGCACCAGGGAGCCTGGTGGGAATGAAAGACTGACACAGGCAAGTGTGGCTAGAGCGAGGTGAGCCAGGAGGTGTGGAGTAA from Equus asinus isolate D_3611 breed Donkey chromosome 2, EquAss-T2T_v2, whole genome shotgun sequence includes these protein-coding regions:
- the ANKRD22 gene encoding ankyrin repeat domain-containing protein 22; amino-acid sequence: MGILYSEPICQAAYQNDFGQVCRWVREDRNCVNVQDGFNGDTPLICACRRGHLRIVSFLLRRNADVNLKNQKERTCLHYAVKKRFTFFDYLLIILLMPVLLIGYFLMVSKTKQNEALVRMLLDAGVEVNATDCYGYTALHYACEMKNQTLIPLLLEAHADPMIKNKHGESSLDIARRLKFSQIELMLRKAS